The following are encoded together in the Lytechinus variegatus isolate NC3 chromosome 19, Lvar_3.0, whole genome shotgun sequence genome:
- the LOC121406345 gene encoding uncharacterized protein LOC121406345 — translation MKVIVALVFLSAVIATGYSSRSNNRFDDNRPIESYRLLDALEYTCTDILPLLDHLNYVNRFFGNTKKLVQPVCKYILQEADDFDPTKFCTFVTEYIRTLALLDPGRRRVGSNSGQRRDDYDLVFKLVANATKNLYGIDPNNATTICPNANKLFEPTLGTLYEDILTEYYTDLLTEAIPVLESLCHGRKSFYTVIGVQVDSPYEQLADSLLDIGSETAGYDDYADFCDGTKQWFSQGYAGRRKGANRLVILMRNKFNDALDRY, via the exons ATGAAGGTAATCGTTGCACTCGTCTTCCTCTCTGCCGTCATCGCAACCGGTTATTCGTCAAGGTCAAACAATCGGTTCGATGACAACCGTCCGATCGAGTCGTACCGATTACTCGATGCTCTAGAATACACCTGCACTGACATCTTGCCTCTACTGGATCACCTGAATTACGTCAATCGTTTCTTTGGTAATACGAAGAAATTGGTACAACCAGTGTGTAAGTACATCCTGCAGGAAGCCGACGATTTTGACCCCACCAAATTCTGCACGTTCGTGACAGAGTATATCCGCACGCTTGCCTTGTTGGACCCTGGCCGCCGGCGCGTTGGTAGCAACAGTGGTCAACGTCGTGATGATTACGATCTTGTCTTTAAATTGGTGGCAAATGCCACAAAAAACTTGTATGGAATTGACCCCAATAACGCGACAACCATCTGTCCAAACGCGAATAAGTTGTTCGAGCCGACACTGGGCACGCTCTATGAGGACATCTTGACCGAGTATTACACCGACCTGCTCACCGAAGCCATCCCCGTTTTGGAGTCACTCTGTCACGGCCGGAAATCCTTCTACACGGTCATTGGTGTGCAAGTTGACTCCCCTTACGAGCAGTTGGCCGACAGTCTCCTCGACATTGGCTCAGAGACGGCGGGATATGATGATTATGCCGACTTTTGTGATGGAACCAAACAATGGTTCAGCCAag GTTATGCTGGTCGCAGGAAGGGAGCCAATCGCTTGGTCATCCTGATGCGGAATAAATTCAACGACGCACTCGACCGATATTGA